The following are encoded in a window of Nibricoccus aquaticus genomic DNA:
- the prmC gene encoding peptide chain release factor N(5)-glutamine methyltransferase, which produces MNKSMLSVLEIIKKTTDFFASKGVESPRLNAELVIGHALGLKRMQLYLQFERLLAEAELEKIRPLVRRRALREPLQYILGETEWYGLKLKTDKRALIPRPETELLMEFAVKAAKDAGAAGTPVTRILDLGTGTGAIALALAKEFPEAKVFAVDASEEALALATENAMALGLTERVTFLKSDWFSAVPEPKDVTERFGLIVSNPPYLTEAEVAEAEPEVRAFEPVSALIAADAGAADLRRIIAGAPRFMAEGGVLALETGIAQHAELVAACGAAGFARSESKQDLTGRDRFVMAWR; this is translated from the coding sequence ATGAACAAGAGTATGCTGAGCGTTTTGGAGATCATTAAGAAGACGACGGACTTTTTTGCGTCGAAAGGCGTGGAGAGTCCGCGGCTGAATGCGGAGTTGGTTATCGGGCACGCGCTTGGGCTGAAGCGGATGCAGCTTTATTTGCAGTTTGAGCGGCTGCTGGCGGAGGCGGAGCTGGAGAAGATTAGGCCGCTGGTGAGGCGGCGGGCGCTGCGGGAGCCGTTGCAGTACATCCTGGGCGAGACGGAGTGGTACGGGTTGAAGCTCAAGACGGACAAGCGGGCGCTGATTCCGCGGCCGGAGACGGAGTTGTTGATGGAGTTTGCGGTGAAGGCGGCGAAGGACGCGGGCGCCGCTGGCACGCCGGTGACGCGTATTTTGGATCTGGGCACGGGAACGGGGGCGATCGCGCTGGCGCTGGCGAAGGAGTTTCCCGAGGCGAAGGTGTTCGCGGTGGATGCGAGCGAGGAGGCTCTGGCGCTCGCAACGGAGAATGCGATGGCGCTCGGGTTGACGGAGCGGGTGACGTTTTTGAAGTCGGACTGGTTTTCGGCGGTGCCGGAGCCGAAGGATGTGACGGAGCGTTTCGGGCTGATCGTGAGTAATCCGCCTTATCTGACGGAGGCCGAGGTCGCGGAGGCGGAGCCGGAGGTGCGGGCGTTTGAGCCGGTGAGCGCGTTGATCGCGGCGGATGCGGGGGCGGCGGATTTGCGGAGGATCATCGCGGGTGCGCCGAGGTTTATGGCGGAGGGTGGCGTGCTGGCGTTGGAGACGGGGATCGCGCAGCACGCGGAGTTGGTGGCGGCTTGTGGGGCGGCGGGTTTTGCGCGTAGCGAGTCGAAGCAGGATCTGACGGGGCGGGATCGGTTCGTGATGGCGTGGCGGTGA
- the cysK gene encoding cysteine synthase A — MSSQAYPNITATIGNTPLIKLNRIAAAAGVVGDVYLKAEFFNPLASVKDRIGLAMIEAAEKEGKLRADSVVIEPTSGNTGIALAFVCSARGYKLILTMPETMSIERRVLLRMLGAEIVLTPGAEGMPGAIRRAGELLAQHGSRGFMPQQFENPANPEVHRRTTAEEIWAATGGKIDAFVAGVGTGGTITGVSEVIKARTAMKTFAVEPAASPVLAGGKPGRHKIQGIGAGFIPKNCNTAIIDEIIAVTDDDAFETARQLATLDGILGGISTGANVWAALQVAKRPEFAGKTIVTVGCSFGERYLSTALAEKARQEVTV; from the coding sequence ATGTCATCCCAGGCTTATCCGAACATCACTGCCACGATTGGAAACACGCCGCTCATCAAGTTGAACCGGATCGCGGCGGCGGCGGGGGTGGTAGGCGATGTTTATTTGAAAGCGGAGTTTTTTAATCCGCTAGCGAGTGTGAAGGATCGCATCGGACTAGCGATGATCGAGGCAGCGGAGAAGGAGGGGAAGCTGCGGGCGGACTCGGTCGTGATCGAGCCGACGTCGGGTAACACGGGGATCGCGCTGGCGTTCGTGTGCTCGGCGCGGGGATACAAGTTGATTTTGACGATGCCGGAAACGATGTCGATCGAGCGGCGCGTGTTGTTGCGCATGCTCGGAGCGGAGATCGTGCTGACGCCGGGCGCGGAAGGAATGCCGGGAGCGATTCGCCGTGCGGGGGAATTGCTGGCGCAGCATGGGAGCCGCGGATTCATGCCGCAGCAGTTTGAAAATCCGGCGAATCCGGAAGTGCATCGCCGGACGACGGCGGAGGAAATCTGGGCGGCGACGGGCGGGAAGATCGACGCGTTTGTCGCGGGTGTCGGCACGGGTGGAACGATCACGGGCGTTTCTGAAGTGATCAAAGCGCGTACGGCGATGAAGACGTTTGCGGTGGAACCGGCGGCAAGTCCGGTGCTCGCGGGCGGCAAACCGGGTCGCCACAAGATCCAGGGCATCGGCGCGGGGTTTATCCCGAAGAACTGCAATACGGCGATCATCGACGAGATCATCGCGGTGACGGATGACGATGCGTTCGAGACGGCGCGGCAGCTGGCGACGCTGGACGGAATTTTGGGCGGCATCTCGACGGGGGCGAATGTGTGGGCGGCGTTGCAGGTGGCGAAGCGGCCGGAGTTCGCGGGGAAGACGATCGTGACGGTCGGGTGCAGTTTCGGTGAGCGTTACCTGAGCACGGCGCTGGCGGAAAAAGCCCGTCAAGAGGTCACGGTTTGA
- a CDS encoding carboxy terminal-processing peptidase — MKFSHLRSLTLSLLAFVLAQPALHAAERTYKPDAYFEREVTQLIRLLEEYHYNRDGVKSADYAQIIPDFMAEFDGLRLFFLESDKQDFQKRWPAPWLYNNISNLGRIEPAFEIFRTYEERTTARINWILEELKKDFDLTTKETYLVDRSKSAWPATPEEADALWRKRLTFELIQELLEKKPAPVASTTPAPDASTNAPTPAPTPEVKPAEASSAPVAVASAPVTIDEAKQNIRKRYERRLKTMTDFENHEIGEIFLSSITRLYDPHSTYFSAATFEDFAIQMRLQLVGIGALLGIEDDVCVIKELITGGPADLGKQLRPNDKIMAVSQDGAEPVEVTGMKLRKIVDMIRGKKGTKVSLTIKPAAATDPSERTQIHIIRDVVNLNSARARASIYEVPGASGKTTSLGVITLPAFYGPDGGSDGGDKASATRDVAELINQLKKAGIHGLVLDLRQNGGGLLSEAIDLTGLFIKQGPVVQVKNYYGEVKIDNDEDAAIAYTGPLAVLVSKFSASASEIVAGALQNYGRAIIIGDSSTHGKGSVQQLIEMKNAAPPMMLSRATGKAGAAKLTIQKFYLPDGHSTQLKGVVPDIILPSIEDLLPVGEKDLTRALVWDEIPSSNFEGHPLKSEVVSPLLNASNQRQKTLEEFAYQQKNIDWFRTKQDQKEISINLEDRRQQREADTAFRKLMREEKARLSKDEYASRDFTLGPPKTANIKPELTPEEIADGQETEEDAKKLDIHLREALRVVNDAIELAIKSARTFTDAPPLTAQAVKRS; from the coding sequence ATGAAGTTCTCCCACCTCCGCTCACTCACCCTCTCTTTGCTGGCATTCGTTCTCGCCCAGCCTGCACTCCACGCCGCCGAGCGCACCTACAAGCCCGACGCCTACTTCGAGCGCGAGGTCACCCAGCTCATCCGCCTCCTCGAGGAGTATCACTATAACCGCGACGGCGTGAAATCTGCCGACTACGCGCAAATCATCCCCGACTTCATGGCCGAGTTCGACGGCCTCCGCCTCTTCTTCCTCGAATCCGACAAACAGGATTTCCAGAAGCGCTGGCCCGCCCCCTGGCTCTACAACAACATCTCCAACCTAGGCCGCATCGAGCCCGCCTTCGAAATCTTCCGCACCTACGAAGAACGCACCACCGCCCGCATTAACTGGATACTCGAAGAACTCAAAAAAGACTTCGATCTCACCACCAAGGAAACCTACCTCGTCGATCGCTCCAAGAGCGCCTGGCCTGCCACCCCCGAAGAAGCCGACGCCCTCTGGCGCAAACGCCTCACCTTCGAACTCATTCAAGAGCTCCTCGAAAAAAAGCCCGCCCCCGTCGCCAGCACCACGCCTGCACCCGACGCCTCCACCAACGCGCCCACGCCTGCGCCCACACCCGAGGTTAAACCCGCCGAAGCCTCTTCCGCTCCTGTAGCCGTCGCCTCTGCTCCCGTCACCATCGACGAAGCCAAACAAAACATCCGCAAACGCTACGAGCGCCGCCTCAAAACCATGACCGATTTCGAAAACCACGAGATCGGCGAAATCTTCCTCTCCTCCATCACGCGCCTCTACGACCCGCACTCCACCTACTTCTCCGCCGCCACCTTCGAGGACTTCGCGATCCAGATGCGCCTCCAGCTCGTCGGCATCGGCGCCCTCCTCGGCATCGAAGACGATGTCTGCGTCATCAAAGAACTCATCACCGGCGGCCCCGCCGACTTGGGAAAACAACTACGCCCCAACGACAAAATCATGGCCGTCTCCCAGGACGGAGCCGAACCCGTCGAAGTCACCGGCATGAAACTTCGCAAGATCGTGGACATGATCCGCGGCAAAAAAGGCACCAAGGTCTCCCTCACCATCAAGCCAGCCGCCGCCACCGATCCCTCCGAACGCACTCAGATCCACATCATCCGCGACGTCGTTAACCTCAACTCCGCCCGCGCCCGCGCCTCCATCTACGAAGTCCCCGGCGCCTCCGGTAAAACTACCTCCCTCGGCGTCATCACCCTCCCCGCCTTCTACGGCCCCGACGGTGGCAGCGATGGCGGCGACAAAGCCAGCGCCACCCGCGACGTCGCCGAACTCATCAACCAGCTAAAAAAAGCCGGCATTCACGGTCTCGTCCTCGACCTCCGCCAAAACGGCGGCGGCCTCCTCTCCGAAGCCATCGACCTCACCGGCCTCTTCATCAAACAAGGCCCCGTCGTTCAGGTGAAAAATTACTACGGCGAAGTGAAGATCGATAACGACGAAGACGCCGCCATCGCCTACACCGGCCCGCTCGCCGTCCTCGTATCCAAATTCTCCGCCTCCGCCTCCGAGATCGTCGCCGGCGCTCTCCAGAATTACGGCCGCGCCATCATCATCGGCGACAGCTCCACCCACGGCAAAGGCAGCGTCCAGCAACTCATCGAAATGAAAAACGCCGCCCCTCCGATGATGCTCTCCCGCGCCACTGGCAAAGCCGGCGCCGCCAAACTCACCATCCAGAAATTCTACCTCCCCGACGGCCACTCCACTCAGCTCAAAGGCGTTGTCCCCGACATCATCCTCCCCTCGATCGAAGACCTCCTCCCCGTCGGTGAAAAAGACCTCACCCGCGCTCTAGTCTGGGACGAAATCCCCTCCAGCAACTTCGAAGGCCATCCTCTTAAATCAGAAGTCGTCTCTCCGCTGCTCAACGCCAGCAACCAGCGCCAGAAGACCCTCGAAGAATTCGCCTATCAGCAAAAGAACATCGACTGGTTCAGAACCAAACAGGACCAGAAAGAAATCTCCATCAACCTCGAGGACCGCCGCCAGCAACGCGAAGCCGACACCGCCTTCCGCAAGCTCATGCGCGAAGAAAAAGCCCGCCTCTCCAAAGACGAATACGCCTCCCGCGATTTCACCCTCGGGCCACCCAAGACCGCCAACATCAAACCCGAGCTCACCCCCGAGGAGATCGCCGATGGCCAGGAGACCGAAGAAGACGCCAAGAAACTCGACATCCATCTCCGCGAAGCCCTCCGCGTCGTGAACGACGCCATCGAGCTCGCCATCAAATCCGCCCGCACCTTCACCGACGCCCCGCCCCTCACCGCCCAGGCAGTGAAGCGCAGCTGA
- the prfA gene encoding peptide chain release factor 1 — protein MEKLPDIFPFQRRLDELDAQMADPSFYNNPRKAAEVSREQQKTQQLVNDYHAHEKTVREIAEAQALIKDQAGDPDLKELAEMELPDLQKRRDELKEIVLRGMIPPEPSDSRNTVMEIRAGTGGDEASLFAAELFRMYTRYSEGRGWKIQPMSSSASERGGIKEVIFLITGQDVYKQLKFESGVQRVQRVPTTEANGRIHTSTVTVAVLPEAEEVDVQIDPQDLDIMVCRASGPGGQGVNTTDSAVQIFHKPSGLMVQCADERSQLKNKAKAMTVLRSRLLKLKEDEEHAKYAAHRKSQIGSGGRSERIRTYNFPQNRLTDHRIGLTLYSLPQVMEGRIDEVVESLQRADFEEKLAALTGVEFAGFAGKRGGTEDDE, from the coding sequence ATGGAGAAGCTTCCCGATATTTTCCCGTTTCAGCGGCGTCTCGACGAACTCGATGCGCAGATGGCGGACCCGTCATTCTACAACAATCCGCGTAAGGCTGCGGAAGTGTCGCGCGAGCAGCAGAAGACGCAGCAGCTCGTGAACGATTATCACGCGCATGAGAAAACGGTGCGGGAGATCGCGGAAGCGCAGGCGCTCATCAAAGATCAGGCGGGCGATCCGGATTTGAAGGAGCTGGCGGAGATGGAACTGCCGGATTTGCAGAAGCGGCGCGACGAGCTGAAGGAGATTGTGCTGCGCGGGATGATCCCGCCGGAGCCGAGTGATTCTCGGAATACGGTGATGGAAATCCGCGCGGGAACCGGAGGAGATGAGGCGAGCCTTTTTGCGGCGGAGCTTTTTCGCATGTACACACGCTACTCGGAAGGGCGTGGGTGGAAGATCCAGCCGATGAGTTCGAGCGCGTCGGAACGTGGAGGCATCAAGGAGGTGATTTTTTTGATCACGGGGCAGGACGTGTACAAGCAGCTGAAGTTCGAGAGCGGGGTGCAGCGGGTGCAACGCGTGCCGACGACGGAGGCGAATGGACGCATTCACACGTCGACCGTGACGGTGGCGGTGCTGCCGGAGGCGGAGGAAGTCGATGTGCAGATCGATCCGCAGGATCTGGATATTATGGTCTGTCGCGCGAGCGGGCCCGGTGGCCAAGGTGTGAATACGACGGACTCGGCGGTGCAGATTTTCCACAAGCCGTCGGGCTTGATGGTGCAGTGCGCGGACGAGCGTTCGCAGCTCAAGAACAAGGCGAAGGCGATGACGGTGCTGCGGTCGCGGTTGTTGAAGCTGAAGGAAGACGAGGAGCACGCGAAGTACGCGGCGCATCGGAAGAGCCAGATCGGATCAGGCGGGCGCAGTGAGCGCATCCGCACGTATAATTTCCCGCAGAACCGGCTGACGGATCATCGCATCGGGCTGACGCTGTACAGTCTGCCGCAGGTGATGGAAGGGCGGATCGACGAGGTGGTGGAGTCGCTGCAGCGCGCGGACTTTGAGGAGAAGCTGGCGGCGTTGACGGGAGTGGAGTTTGCGGGGTTTGCGGGGAAGCGGGGCGGCACGGAGGACGACGAATGA
- a CDS encoding hybrid sensor histidine kinase/response regulator, with protein MPLIDARKLRVSLQAKVLIVVLAFLVLVPAITLWLVNRHVSRQVQDEARLTLETAEAVFKQSLEIRSRNLRARFRNVVNEPRFKAVSQLGDSKTMTAYLNDLLEEFGEDNEVILFTREDGELLASARRDASLSIEDFSKTVRPTVVLALEGGQGLDYLAFGNRIYTVVAVSGTVRERGPLTGALVVAVRLGESAVQEMKALTRTEILLVANGQVAASTLPAADAFEAMTDAAAAQAEGAGAIRDFEIKEEYFLALATDDRNAPGFRYVLLSSYEQRLRALARTQRLLVGVSVGGILLSALVVWFFVSRATRPLRELRDMAEAVGRGDFSKKVEKFSNDECGEVAVAFNRMTVNLQSSRAELEKAVVTLNNTQAQLVQSEKLSAVGQFVAGVAHELNNPLTAVIGFSDLLKETVDDPAIRPQIDLIARSGQRCQKIVQSLLSFSRQHAPERKLLRLGALIDDILEIMAYDLRTSGVEVVREFGEVDALPPIVGDAHQLQQVFVNLLSNARQAIQGFRKDGRIAVRAFVAGETIRLEFQDNGPGIKPEHLAKIFDPFFTTKPVGKGTGLGLSLVYGIMQEHRGTIRVKSEVGQGAVFIIELPVATAAEQASMKLKGGGSRPPMAATVSVKSGIGKSVLVIDDEEWILSLTEELLRREGYEVVALLSCEKALEILSGRKFDVIVSDWKMPGLNGIQLYEHLRVHDPESARRLLFMTGDVMSETFERFLERNAKTYLSKPFALRDFRAAVAALLGAA; from the coding sequence ATGCCCCTGATCGATGCGCGCAAACTCCGGGTGAGTTTACAGGCGAAGGTACTGATCGTGGTGCTCGCCTTTCTCGTGCTGGTGCCGGCGATCACGCTGTGGCTGGTGAACCGACATGTGAGCCGGCAGGTGCAGGATGAGGCGCGGCTGACGCTCGAAACGGCGGAGGCGGTTTTTAAGCAGTCGTTGGAAATTCGTTCGCGAAATCTGCGGGCGCGTTTTCGCAATGTCGTGAATGAGCCGCGGTTCAAGGCGGTCTCGCAGCTGGGGGATTCGAAGACGATGACGGCTTACTTGAACGACCTGCTGGAGGAGTTCGGCGAGGATAACGAAGTGATTTTGTTCACGCGTGAGGATGGGGAGTTGCTCGCGTCGGCGCGAAGAGATGCGTCGCTGTCTATCGAGGATTTTTCGAAGACGGTACGGCCGACGGTGGTGCTGGCGCTGGAGGGCGGGCAGGGCCTGGACTACCTGGCGTTTGGGAACCGCATTTATACGGTGGTCGCGGTTTCCGGGACGGTGCGCGAACGCGGGCCGCTGACGGGCGCGCTGGTGGTGGCGGTGAGGCTCGGTGAGAGCGCAGTGCAGGAAATGAAGGCGCTCACGCGCACGGAAATTTTGCTGGTGGCGAACGGGCAGGTGGCGGCTTCGACGCTGCCGGCGGCGGATGCGTTTGAAGCGATGACCGACGCGGCAGCGGCGCAGGCAGAGGGAGCCGGCGCGATTCGGGACTTTGAGATCAAAGAGGAGTATTTTCTCGCGCTCGCGACGGATGACAGGAATGCGCCGGGGTTTCGTTATGTGCTGTTGTCGTCGTATGAACAGCGGTTGCGCGCGCTGGCACGGACTCAGCGGTTGCTGGTGGGCGTGAGCGTGGGTGGCATTTTGCTGAGCGCGCTCGTGGTGTGGTTTTTCGTGAGCCGGGCGACGAGGCCGCTGCGGGAATTACGCGATATGGCGGAGGCGGTGGGGCGCGGCGATTTTTCGAAGAAGGTGGAGAAGTTTTCCAACGACGAGTGCGGGGAGGTGGCGGTGGCGTTTAACCGGATGACGGTGAATTTGCAGAGCTCGCGCGCGGAGCTGGAGAAGGCGGTGGTGACGTTGAACAACACGCAGGCTCAACTCGTGCAGAGTGAGAAGTTGTCGGCGGTCGGGCAGTTCGTGGCGGGCGTGGCGCACGAGTTGAATAATCCGCTGACGGCGGTGATCGGGTTCTCGGATTTGTTGAAAGAGACGGTGGACGATCCGGCGATCCGGCCGCAGATCGATCTGATCGCGCGGAGCGGGCAGCGGTGTCAGAAGATCGTGCAGAGCTTGCTGAGTTTTTCGCGTCAGCATGCGCCTGAGCGGAAGCTGCTGCGGCTCGGAGCGCTGATCGACGACATCCTGGAGATCATGGCGTATGATCTTCGCACGAGCGGTGTCGAAGTGGTGCGCGAGTTTGGCGAGGTGGATGCGCTGCCGCCGATCGTGGGGGACGCGCATCAGCTGCAGCAGGTGTTCGTGAATTTGCTCAGCAATGCGCGGCAGGCGATTCAAGGGTTTCGCAAAGACGGGCGCATTGCGGTGCGGGCGTTTGTCGCGGGCGAGACGATACGGCTGGAATTTCAGGATAACGGGCCGGGGATCAAACCGGAGCATCTGGCGAAAATCTTCGATCCGTTTTTCACGACGAAGCCGGTAGGCAAGGGCACGGGACTCGGGCTGAGTCTGGTTTACGGAATCATGCAGGAGCATCGCGGCACTATTCGCGTGAAAAGCGAAGTGGGGCAGGGCGCGGTGTTCATCATCGAGCTGCCGGTAGCGACGGCAGCGGAGCAGGCGTCGATGAAGTTGAAAGGCGGCGGCTCGCGTCCACCGATGGCGGCGACTGTTTCAGTGAAGTCGGGCATCGGCAAAAGCGTGCTGGTGATCGACGACGAGGAATGGATTTTGAGTCTGACGGAAGAGCTGCTGCGCCGCGAAGGCTATGAGGTCGTGGCGTTGCTCAGCTGTGAGAAAGCGCTGGAAATTTTGAGCGGTCGGAAATTCGACGTGATCGTGAGCGACTGGAAGATGCCGGGCTTGAATGGCATTCAGCTCTACGAACACCTGCGCGTGCACGATCCGGAGAGCGCGCGTCGGCTGCTGTTCATGACGGGCGACGTGATGAGCGAGACGTTCGAGCGTTTCCTCGAGCGCAACGCGAAGACTTATCTCTCGAAGCCTTTTGCGCTCCGGGATTTCAGAGCGGCGGTGGCGGCGTTGCTAGGGGCGGCGTGA
- a CDS encoding HAD family hydrolase, protein MATTLFTQNIIACIWDFDKTLIPEYMQSPLFRRYGVNESNFWTETNNLLEKYRSRGYLISGEIAYLNHLLTYVLAGAMPKLSNKILRECGADIKFYPGLPEFFDRAKKFATEREAYRKHEIQVEHYIVSTGLAEMVRGSAIARYVDGIWGCEFIENPLQPGFLKQKELEISAESQIAQIGMVIDNTTKTKALFEINKGTNKNAAIDVNANITLEDRRIPFQNMIYIADGPSDIPSFSVVKKGGGKAYGVYNPARSDEFAQNDRLRQVGRIDHYGPADYTETSSTAQWLKLHIQAMCDRIVSDREAAVASRVSRPPRHLNSTPEEEAAARAAKAPKQSSLWSETTPPVEKSSS, encoded by the coding sequence ATGGCTACGACGCTTTTCACTCAGAACATCATCGCCTGCATCTGGGACTTCGACAAGACCCTAATCCCGGAGTACATGCAGTCTCCCCTCTTCCGGCGCTACGGCGTCAACGAGTCCAACTTCTGGACCGAGACCAACAACCTCCTCGAGAAGTACCGCAGCCGCGGTTACCTCATCTCCGGCGAGATCGCCTACCTCAACCATCTGCTCACCTACGTCCTCGCCGGCGCTATGCCGAAGCTGAGCAACAAAATCCTCCGCGAGTGCGGCGCCGACATTAAGTTCTACCCCGGCCTCCCCGAGTTCTTCGACCGCGCCAAAAAATTCGCCACCGAGCGCGAGGCCTACCGCAAACACGAGATCCAGGTGGAGCACTACATCGTCTCCACCGGCCTCGCCGAGATGGTCCGCGGCAGCGCCATCGCCAGATACGTCGACGGCATCTGGGGCTGCGAATTCATCGAGAACCCGCTCCAACCCGGCTTCCTCAAACAAAAAGAACTCGAGATCTCCGCCGAGTCCCAGATCGCCCAGATCGGCATGGTCATCGACAACACGACCAAGACCAAGGCCCTCTTCGAGATCAACAAGGGCACCAACAAAAACGCCGCCATCGACGTGAACGCCAACATCACGCTCGAAGACCGCCGCATCCCGTTTCAGAACATGATCTACATCGCGGATGGCCCGAGCGACATCCCGAGCTTCTCCGTCGTGAAGAAAGGCGGCGGCAAAGCCTACGGCGTCTACAACCCCGCCCGCTCCGACGAATTCGCCCAAAACGACCGCCTCCGCCAGGTCGGCCGCATCGACCACTACGGACCGGCCGACTACACAGAAACGAGCAGCACCGCCCAATGGCTCAAGCTCCACATCCAAGCCATGTGCGACCGCATCGTCTCCGACCGCGAAGCCGCCGTCGCCTCGCGAGTGTCGCGCCCACCACGCCACTTGAATTCCACGCCAGAAGAAGAAGCCGCTGCGCGTGCTGCAAAAGCGCCAAAGCAATCATCGCTCTGGTCGGAAACAACTCCACCTGTAGAAAAGAGTTCATCCTAG
- a CDS encoding NAD(P)/FAD-dependent oxidoreductase produces MNKTIAIIGAGMAGLMAARALRERGASVVVLEKSRGVGGRMATKRVGTAVFDQGAQFFTVRDAAMESWLADWERSGVAAKWPGEVNERWTGRPGMTAVAKRLSDGLDIKREHKVTAAMRVADGWELMIEGHGLMRVERLVSTAPVPQTLALLVAGGVALKETLAAELGRVSYHPCLALLVVLDGASAVPVEGVAIKQGPLRWVADNAKKGISPEGQGAVTLLATPAFSAEHYGKTESEVAELLVPAAREWLGSAGVVSVALHRWRYSEPVTTWAERCVWLPEISLGLAGDAFGGPRVEGAALSGLALAARIADTLEHEESAD; encoded by the coding sequence ATGAACAAAACTATCGCGATCATCGGTGCAGGCATGGCGGGACTGATGGCGGCGCGGGCGCTGCGTGAGCGTGGGGCGAGCGTGGTGGTTTTGGAGAAGAGTCGCGGGGTCGGCGGACGGATGGCGACGAAGCGGGTGGGGACGGCGGTGTTCGATCAAGGGGCGCAATTTTTCACGGTGAGAGATGCGGCGATGGAGAGCTGGCTGGCGGACTGGGAGCGGTCGGGCGTGGCGGCGAAATGGCCGGGCGAGGTTAATGAACGCTGGACGGGGCGGCCGGGAATGACGGCGGTGGCGAAGCGGTTGAGTGACGGGCTGGACATCAAACGGGAGCACAAGGTCACGGCGGCGATGCGGGTGGCGGACGGTTGGGAGCTGATGATCGAGGGACATGGATTGATGCGGGTGGAGCGGCTCGTATCGACGGCGCCGGTACCGCAGACACTGGCGTTGCTTGTTGCGGGCGGCGTGGCGCTCAAGGAGACGCTGGCGGCGGAGCTGGGGCGGGTGAGCTATCATCCGTGTCTGGCGTTGCTCGTGGTACTGGACGGAGCGAGCGCGGTGCCCGTCGAGGGCGTGGCGATCAAACAAGGGCCGCTACGGTGGGTGGCAGATAACGCGAAGAAAGGGATTTCGCCGGAAGGGCAGGGGGCGGTGACGTTGCTGGCGACGCCGGCGTTTTCGGCGGAGCATTATGGGAAAACGGAGAGCGAAGTGGCGGAGCTGCTCGTGCCAGCGGCGCGGGAGTGGCTGGGGAGCGCGGGGGTGGTGTCGGTCGCGTTGCATCGCTGGCGTTACAGCGAGCCGGTGACGACGTGGGCGGAGCGGTGCGTGTGGCTGCCGGAGATTTCGCTGGGGCTGGCGGGCGACGCGTTTGGGGGGCCGAGGGTGGAAGGTGCAGCGTTGTCGGGGCTGGCGCTGGCGGCGCGGATCGCGGACACGCTGGAGCATGAGGAGTCGGCGGATTGA
- a CDS encoding signal peptidase I, protein MTFASTVRSLLAAVLFSAVATVAGAAIAERPLTGESFDTTIADAYRIAAKRADLSVLKVEGRSMLPFFGEGSVLLVKKIDAAALKAGMVVAYKNRFGEMVAHRLIEAKADGWVAQGYNNSKADTTLVNADNLLGVVYITLHSNGLTENAGAIASLVSNTTTVLAAPAK, encoded by the coding sequence ATGACGTTCGCCTCCACAGTCCGCAGCCTGCTTGCCGCAGTGCTTTTTTCTGCGGTGGCGACGGTGGCGGGTGCGGCGATTGCGGAGCGTCCACTGACGGGTGAGTCTTTCGACACGACGATCGCTGATGCTTACCGCATCGCGGCCAAGCGCGCCGATCTGAGCGTGTTGAAAGTAGAAGGCCGCTCGATGCTCCCCTTTTTCGGCGAAGGCTCGGTTCTTCTCGTGAAGAAGATCGATGCTGCGGCTTTGAAGGCCGGTATGGTGGTGGCCTATAAAAATCGTTTTGGCGAAATGGTGGCTCACCGTTTGATCGAAGCGAAGGCCGATGGCTGGGTCGCTCAGGGTTACAACAACTCGAAGGCGGACACGACGCTGGTGAATGCCGACAATCTGCTCGGTGTGGTTTATATCACGCTTCACTCGAATGGCCTGACCGAGAACGCGGGCGCGATCGCTTCGCTGGTCAGCAATACGACGACTGTCCTCGCGGCTCCGGCCAAGTGA